The following proteins come from a genomic window of Deltaproteobacteria bacterium:
- a CDS encoding CoB--CoM heterodisulfide reductase iron-sulfur subunit A family protein yields MASSNTTNHKTGTVMVVGAGVAGMQASLDLAESGYYVHLVDKSPTIGGIMAQLDKTFPTNDCAMCIISPKLVEVGRHLNINLITNTEVEDLQGEAGQFQAKLVNYPRYIDLERCTACGECLRVCPATAVNEFNQGLDLRTATYLKYPQAIPRGYVIDRNVCLGCGICEKVCLAEAVRYDEQPRRTSIDVGAVVLACGNSVFDPSRFETYKYSQLPNVVTSLEFERILSASGPYRGHLMRPYDREEPRKIAWLQCIGSRNINSCDNSYCSAVCCMYAIKEAVIAKEHAHEDLDTAIFFMDMRTYGKDFELYYNRAKEEGVRFIRSRVHSIEKEGECDLRLSYVSEEGEPKSEVFDMVVLSVGFEVGKGTAKLAERLGIELNQHNFAVTDIFMPLATSRPGVFVCGTLQGPKDIPQAVMEASGAAAASSALLSEARWTTTKTREIPPQKDVRQEPPRIGVFVCNCGINIGGIVDVPAVREYARTLPHVVHVEDNLFTCSQDTQVKMAEVIREKGINRMVVAACTPLTHEELFRETLIDVGLNKYLFEMANIRNQDSWVHMHDKDRATEKAKDLVRMSVARAALLEPLEEKKVTINQRALVIGGGVAGLNAALNLAQQGYQAFIIEKEKELGGMARRVQHTLDGMDVGDYLERLIAQARSHPNIQVLTEALVVGFSGSKGNFTTEVLVGPGMYERKIDHGVTIVATGAVEYNPSEFLHGEHDQVMTQLELDKRLKENGAEISKWNRLVMIQCVGSRNDSNPNCSRICCQGAVKHALELKKLKPDMEIVILYRDMRMYGLLEDYYREARSQGIIFNRYSLEKPPQVEGNGNALKVSFIDHVLNRHVEMHADAVVLSAATVAADTEELASLLKVPRNTYGFFIEAHAKLRPVDFSSEGIYLCGTAHSPKLIQESIAQALAAASRAGAFLAGKELRVGGAVAEVDPSRCAACLVCVMSCPYGVPRINEDNVSEIDKALCQGCGVCVSECPARTIHLAHYEDEQISAEVVALLGGMK; encoded by the coding sequence ATGGCATCTTCCAATACTACCAATCATAAGACAGGAACAGTTATGGTCGTTGGAGCCGGCGTGGCAGGAATGCAGGCATCCCTGGACCTGGCAGAGTCCGGCTACTATGTGCATCTGGTGGACAAGTCACCAACCATCGGCGGCATTATGGCGCAGCTGGACAAGACCTTTCCCACCAACGACTGCGCCATGTGCATCATATCGCCCAAGCTGGTGGAAGTGGGCCGACATCTCAACATCAACCTGATCACCAACACTGAAGTTGAGGATCTGCAAGGTGAAGCCGGCCAATTTCAGGCAAAACTTGTCAATTATCCTCGTTACATAGATCTGGAACGGTGTACTGCCTGCGGTGAGTGTCTGCGAGTCTGCCCTGCCACTGCAGTAAATGAGTTCAATCAGGGTCTCGACCTGCGCACTGCCACTTACCTCAAGTATCCCCAGGCAATCCCGCGAGGGTATGTGATCGACAGAAATGTATGCCTTGGCTGCGGCATATGTGAGAAAGTCTGTCTAGCAGAAGCCGTGCGCTATGATGAGCAGCCGCGCAGAACCAGCATCGATGTGGGCGCTGTAGTGCTCGCCTGCGGCAACTCGGTGTTCGATCCGTCGCGCTTCGAAACATACAAATACAGTCAGCTGCCCAATGTGGTGACCAGCCTCGAATTCGAGCGTATTCTCAGTGCCTCGGGACCCTACCGCGGTCACCTGATGCGCCCCTATGACCGGGAAGAACCGCGGAAAATCGCCTGGCTCCAGTGTATAGGCTCACGCAATATAAACAGCTGCGACAATTCTTATTGTTCCGCAGTTTGTTGCATGTATGCCATCAAAGAGGCGGTCATTGCCAAAGAACACGCCCATGAAGACCTGGATACTGCCATTTTCTTCATGGATATGCGAACCTACGGCAAAGACTTCGAATTGTATTACAATCGAGCAAAAGAAGAAGGCGTCCGCTTTATTCGCTCCAGAGTCCACAGCATTGAAAAAGAAGGAGAGTGTGACTTGCGGCTCAGCTACGTGAGCGAAGAGGGTGAGCCCAAGAGTGAAGTATTCGACATGGTGGTGCTCTCTGTGGGCTTCGAGGTGGGCAAAGGAACCGCCAAATTGGCCGAGCGCCTCGGCATCGAACTCAATCAGCACAATTTTGCCGTCACCGACATCTTCATGCCGCTGGCCACTTCCAGGCCAGGAGTTTTTGTCTGCGGCACGCTCCAGGGTCCCAAAGATATCCCCCAGGCAGTAATGGAGGCCTCAGGAGCTGCTGCTGCATCCAGTGCTCTCCTCAGCGAGGCTCGCTGGACCACCACCAAGACCCGAGAGATCCCTCCCCAGAAAGACGTCCGCCAGGAGCCTCCCCGGATAGGGGTGTTCGTGTGCAACTGCGGCATCAACATTGGTGGCATAGTGGATGTGCCGGCAGTGCGTGAGTATGCCAGAACTTTGCCGCATGTGGTGCACGTGGAAGACAATCTCTTCACCTGTTCGCAGGACACCCAGGTAAAAATGGCTGAGGTGATAAGAGAAAAGGGCATCAACCGCATGGTGGTGGCTGCCTGTACTCCCCTGACCCACGAAGAACTGTTTCGTGAGACTTTGATCGATGTGGGTCTGAACAAGTATCTCTTTGAAATGGCCAATATTCGCAACCAGGACTCCTGGGTACATATGCACGACAAGGACAGGGCCACGGAAAAAGCCAAAGATCTGGTGCGCATGTCAGTAGCCAGGGCTGCCCTGCTCGAGCCCCTGGAAGAAAAGAAAGTGACAATCAACCAGCGGGCCCTGGTAATAGGTGGTGGGGTGGCAGGTCTGAATGCTGCGCTCAATCTTGCTCAGCAGGGCTATCAAGCTTTTATCATAGAAAAAGAAAAAGAACTGGGCGGCATGGCTCGCCGGGTGCAGCACACCCTAGACGGCATGGATGTGGGCGATTATCTAGAACGTCTCATCGCCCAGGCCCGGAGTCATCCGAACATTCAGGTGCTCACAGAAGCGCTGGTGGTGGGCTTCAGCGGCTCCAAAGGCAACTTTACCACTGAAGTGCTGGTGGGGCCGGGCATGTATGAACGGAAGATTGACCATGGGGTGACCATTGTGGCCACCGGTGCAGTTGAATACAACCCCAGTGAATTTCTCCACGGCGAGCATGATCAGGTCATGACTCAACTGGAGCTGGACAAACGTCTCAAAGAAAATGGTGCCGAGATCTCCAAATGGAACCGGCTGGTGATGATTCAATGCGTGGGTTCGAGAAATGACAGCAATCCCAATTGCAGTCGCATCTGCTGCCAGGGAGCTGTCAAGCACGCCCTAGAGCTCAAGAAACTGAAGCCTGACATGGAAATCGTCATTCTCTATCGAGACATGAGGATGTATGGCCTCCTGGAAGATTACTACAGGGAAGCTCGCAGCCAGGGCATTATTTTCAACCGCTATTCTCTGGAAAAACCACCGCAGGTAGAAGGCAACGGCAACGCTCTGAAGGTCAGCTTTATTGATCATGTACTCAATCGCCATGTGGAGATGCACGCTGATGCCGTGGTCTTGAGCGCCGCTACAGTGGCCGCTGACACCGAGGAGCTCGCATCCCTGCTCAAGGTGCCGCGCAACACCTACGGCTTCTTCATAGAGGCACACGCCAAACTCAGACCTGTGGACTTTTCTTCAGAGGGCATCTATTTGTGTGGTACAGCCCACAGTCCCAAGCTCATCCAGGAGAGCATTGCACAGGCACTGGCAGCGGCATCTCGAGCCGGAGCTTTTCTGGCGGGCAAAGAGCTGCGCGTGGGAGGGGCCGTGGCCGAAGTAGATCCTAGCCGCTGTGCCGCATGCCTTGTCTGCGTGATGAGCTGCCCTTATGGTGTCCCCCGCATCAATGAAGATAATGTTTCCGAAATCGACAAAGCTTTGTGCCAGGGATGCGGAGTCTGCGTCTCTGAATGCCCGGCCAGAACCATTCATCTGGCTCACTATGAGGATGAGCAGATCAGTGCCGAAGTGGTCGCACTTTTGGGAGGGATGAAGTGA
- a CDS encoding CoB--CoM heterodisulfide reductase iron-sulfur subunit A family protein, producing the protein MVNKKDARPSANPESTTGAVMVIGGGVAGIQAALDLANCGFYVYLVEQSAAIGGGMAQLDKTFPTNDCSMCILSPKLVECGRHLNIELLTMASVESVAGETGRFTVAVREQPRYIDMEKCIACGVCAEKCPKKVADEFNMGLDKRKAAYVKYPQAVPLKYAIDEETCIYFTKGKGKCKACEKFCPAEAVDFAQQSKLHQLQVGAIILAPGFQSVAPHMLETYGYGRYANVITSMEFERILSASGPYQGHLLRPSDQKTPRKIAWLQCVGSRDLHEGSHGYCSGVCCMYAIKEAIIAKEHAPEGLDTAIFFMDMRTYGKDFEQYFNRAKKDLQVRFIRSRIHSIEPSATDAGDLELHYVDEKGIPCSEIFDLVVLSVGLQSSAGIQQLAEVCGINLDEDGFGRSSCFTPVASSRPGIFMCGAFTGPKDIPHAVMEASAASAASAALLADSRHSLSKKKSYGEEIQVSSEQPCIGVFVCHCGINIANVVDVAAVRDYAKTLPHVVYVADNLFTCSEDTQHLIREAISKENLNRVVVAACTPRTHEPLFQETIREAGLNRYLFELANIRDQDSWVHQAEPEKATEKAKDLVRMAVAKVALLEPVERIQVPLTRKALVIGGGVAGMSAALNLAQQGFPTFLVEQKGELGGHGLQVKQTWQGEEVRAKVLDLRQQVLEHPDIEVLVDTRVVEVQGYVGNFVTTVAINGGQRQLEHGVAILATGARSYEPAEYLYGQSALVHRWHELEDLFEKDPDLLRQAKAVAFIQCVGSRQEDRPYCSKICCTASVQQAISLKEKNPDLDVYVFYRDLRTYGQREALYRQARELGVLFFRYSQEAKPLVEEITVGGKKKIQIQLEDHVLGRPVQFQVDYLNLATALIPVGTDELARFFKVPRNDDGFLLEAHMKLRPVDFATDGVFLCGLAHYPKPMEESIAQAQAAAARAASILAQEFIEVEPIVSVVDQELCIGCGLCEASCPFGAIRLQKVEGKGYKADSVAASCKACGVCAAACPQKAIDMIHFRDRQIIAAIQAGGAAEL; encoded by the coding sequence ATGGTGAACAAAAAGGATGCAAGACCATCGGCAAACCCTGAATCCACCACAGGCGCGGTAATGGTGATAGGTGGTGGGGTGGCTGGAATCCAGGCAGCCCTAGACCTGGCGAACTGCGGATTTTATGTCTACCTGGTGGAACAGTCAGCCGCCATCGGCGGTGGCATGGCACAGCTGGACAAGACCTTCCCCACCAATGATTGTTCCATGTGCATATTGTCGCCCAAACTCGTTGAATGCGGCCGCCACTTGAACATAGAGCTGCTCACAATGGCCAGCGTGGAGAGCGTGGCTGGCGAGACCGGACGCTTCACTGTAGCCGTACGGGAACAACCGCGATACATCGACATGGAAAAATGCATCGCCTGCGGGGTGTGCGCAGAGAAGTGTCCCAAAAAAGTCGCTGATGAATTCAACATGGGGCTGGACAAGCGAAAAGCAGCCTATGTCAAATATCCCCAGGCAGTTCCCTTGAAATACGCCATCGATGAGGAAACCTGCATCTATTTCACCAAGGGCAAAGGCAAGTGCAAGGCGTGTGAGAAGTTCTGCCCGGCTGAGGCAGTGGATTTTGCGCAACAAAGCAAGCTGCACCAGTTGCAGGTGGGAGCTATCATACTTGCTCCTGGATTTCAGTCAGTTGCACCGCATATGCTGGAAACCTACGGCTACGGCAGATACGCCAACGTCATAACCAGCATGGAATTCGAACGCATCCTCAGTGCTTCCGGACCCTATCAAGGACACCTCCTGAGGCCTTCTGATCAAAAGACTCCCCGCAAGATTGCCTGGCTGCAGTGCGTAGGCTCCAGGGATCTGCACGAGGGCAGCCATGGCTATTGCTCTGGAGTTTGCTGCATGTACGCCATCAAAGAAGCTATCATAGCCAAGGAGCACGCTCCAGAGGGTCTCGATACCGCCATCTTTTTCATGGACATGCGCACCTACGGCAAAGACTTCGAACAGTATTTCAACAGAGCGAAAAAGGATCTGCAGGTTCGCTTCATCCGCTCCCGCATTCACAGCATCGAACCGAGTGCCACGGATGCAGGCGATCTGGAGCTGCACTACGTGGACGAAAAGGGCATTCCCTGCAGTGAGATCTTTGACCTGGTGGTGCTGTCCGTGGGTCTGCAGTCTTCTGCCGGCATCCAGCAACTTGCGGAAGTGTGCGGCATTAATTTGGACGAAGATGGTTTTGGCCGCAGCAGCTGCTTTACTCCAGTTGCCAGCAGCCGTCCCGGCATCTTTATGTGCGGCGCCTTTACAGGGCCGAAAGACATCCCACATGCTGTAATGGAGGCTTCAGCGGCTTCAGCGGCCTCAGCAGCGCTCCTTGCCGACTCTCGCCACTCCCTGAGCAAAAAAAAGAGTTACGGCGAAGAAATTCAGGTCAGCTCCGAGCAGCCGTGTATCGGCGTATTTGTCTGTCACTGCGGCATCAACATCGCCAACGTGGTTGATGTCGCTGCGGTCCGCGATTACGCCAAGACTTTGCCGCACGTGGTCTATGTGGCCGACAATCTGTTTACCTGCAGTGAAGATACCCAGCATTTGATTCGAGAGGCAATCAGCAAAGAAAATCTCAATAGAGTGGTGGTTGCGGCATGTACACCGCGGACCCACGAACCGCTGTTTCAGGAAACCATCAGGGAGGCAGGTCTCAACCGCTACCTTTTTGAGTTGGCCAATATCCGCGACCAGGACTCATGGGTGCATCAGGCCGAACCGGAAAAGGCTACCGAGAAGGCCAAAGACCTGGTGCGCATGGCAGTGGCCAAAGTGGCTCTGCTCGAACCTGTAGAGCGTATACAGGTGCCTCTGACCCGGAAAGCACTGGTGATCGGCGGCGGGGTAGCTGGCATGAGCGCCGCTCTCAATCTTGCCCAGCAAGGCTTCCCCACATTTCTCGTGGAGCAAAAAGGAGAACTGGGGGGACACGGCCTGCAGGTGAAGCAGACCTGGCAGGGAGAAGAAGTGCGAGCCAAGGTGCTCGATCTTCGCCAGCAAGTTCTCGAGCATCCTGACATTGAAGTACTTGTGGACACCCGGGTGGTAGAGGTGCAGGGATATGTGGGAAATTTTGTCACCACGGTGGCCATAAACGGTGGACAACGGCAACTGGAGCACGGGGTGGCAATTCTAGCCACAGGGGCCCGCTCTTACGAACCAGCAGAATATCTCTACGGTCAGAGTGCACTGGTGCACCGCTGGCACGAACTGGAAGATCTCTTCGAGAAAGACCCTGATTTGCTCCGCCAAGCAAAGGCAGTAGCCTTTATTCAATGTGTGGGATCCCGCCAGGAGGACAGACCATATTGTTCCAAGATTTGCTGCACAGCTTCCGTACAGCAGGCTATCAGTTTAAAGGAGAAGAACCCGGATCTTGATGTCTATGTGTTCTACCGGGACCTTCGCACCTACGGACAAAGGGAGGCACTTTACCGCCAGGCCCGCGAATTGGGAGTGCTGTTTTTCCGCTATTCTCAGGAGGCAAAACCCCTGGTGGAAGAAATAACTGTTGGGGGAAAAAAGAAAATTCAGATACAGCTTGAAGACCATGTACTCGGTCGCCCCGTACAATTTCAGGTGGATTACCTCAATCTGGCTACAGCACTCATCCCTGTGGGCACTGACGAACTTGCCAGGTTTTTCAAAGTGCCAAGAAACGATGACGGCTTCCTGTTAGAAGCTCATATGAAGCTTCGTCCCGTGGATTTTGCCACAGATGGCGTGTTTCTTTGCGGCCTGGCCCACTATCCCAAGCCCATGGAGGAATCTATTGCCCAAGCCCAGGCGGCAGCAGCCCGGGCAGCCAGCATTCTCGCCCAAGAATTCATTGAAGTGGAACCCATCGTCTCAGTTGTAGATCAGGAACTCTGTATTGGCTGCGGCCTTTGTGAGGCTTCCTGCCCCTTTGGAGCCATCAGACTGCAGAAAGTTGAAGGAAAAGGCTACAAAGCCGACAGTGTCGCCGCCTCCTGCAAGGCGTGCGGCGTCTGCGCTGCAGCCTGTCCGCAGAAAGCTATAGACATGATTCACTTTCGTGATCGCCAGATTATTGCTGCCATTCAGGCAGGTGGTGCAGCGGAACTGTAA
- a CDS encoding response regulator codes for MAECGTLLIGEPGCELATELQQLVANKGYKVCAVNNLEDVIHTLQCEKVHVLVLDVCLYEKIGFEALSIIKSMDRSLPIIVTTDENNPDMESRIRQKGIFYYHVKSFGMDELVLAIINAMARSSR; via the coding sequence ATGGCAGAGTGTGGCACCCTACTCATTGGAGAACCTGGCTGCGAGCTGGCTACCGAACTGCAGCAACTGGTGGCCAACAAAGGCTACAAAGTCTGTGCCGTCAACAATCTCGAGGATGTCATTCACACCCTGCAATGCGAGAAAGTGCACGTCCTGGTCCTAGATGTCTGCCTTTATGAAAAAATAGGTTTTGAAGCCCTCTCTATCATCAAGAGTATGGATCGAAGTCTGCCGATCATAGTAACCACCGATGAAAATAATCCTGATATGGAAAGCCGCATCAGGCAAAAGGGCATATTTTATTACCATGTGAAGTCTTTTGGCATGGATGAGCTCGTACTCGCCATTATAAATGCCATGGCGCGCTCATCTCGATGA
- a CDS encoding hydrogenase iron-sulfur subunit has product MHANHEPKILAFLCNWCAYAGADLAGVSRFQYPPTIRVIRTMCSGRVDPLYVVEGLKNGYDSVFVFGUHLGDCHYLDGNVYTSKRMPVVEQLLDLAGIGRQRLQLRWVSAAEGQLFADTVTELSEQSRSLGPFTPEKFQLSLAAIESVLKSSRIRWLIGMDRQLTERANVYNEKIEPSTFRQFLNLAVEQEYQKALILESLADGPRSVREIARSTGLPIYTISLRLNDLERSGQADLHGFEGTTPKFVRLAA; this is encoded by the coding sequence ATGCACGCAAACCATGAACCCAAGATCCTAGCATTCCTTTGTAACTGGTGTGCCTATGCTGGTGCGGATCTGGCCGGCGTGTCGCGCTTTCAGTATCCCCCCACCATTCGCGTCATTCGCACCATGTGCTCTGGACGGGTGGACCCTCTTTATGTGGTGGAGGGTTTGAAAAACGGCTACGACAGTGTTTTTGTGTTCGGCTGACACTTGGGCGACTGTCATTACCTGGACGGTAATGTCTATACCTCCAAACGAATGCCGGTAGTGGAGCAGTTGTTGGATTTGGCCGGCATTGGCAGACAGAGATTGCAACTTCGCTGGGTGAGCGCTGCTGAAGGACAGCTGTTCGCCGACACCGTGACGGAGCTGAGTGAACAAAGCAGATCTCTAGGTCCCTTTACGCCTGAAAAATTCCAGCTTTCTCTAGCAGCAATAGAGTCAGTGTTGAAATCGTCGAGGATACGGTGGCTTATTGGTATGGATCGACAACTTACGGAACGGGCAAACGTTTACAACGAAAAAATTGAGCCGTCCACATTCCGGCAGTTTCTCAATCTGGCTGTAGAGCAGGAATATCAAAAGGCCCTCATTCTAGAGTCTCTAGCGGACGGTCCTCGTTCAGTGCGAGAGATTGCCAGAAGTACAGGCCTGCCCATATACACAATATCACTGCGGTTGAATGATCTCGAGAGGAGCGGCCAGGCCGATCTGCACGGCTTCGAGGGAACCACGCCCAAATTCGTGCGTTTGGCGGCCTGA
- a CDS encoding methylenetetrahydrofolate reductase — translation MNMQSKLISGDFLVLAEMEPPKGVDVSHMVESAVMVRGRVDAFVVPEMSNAVMRMSSLGGAILLQSKGFEAVMQLCCRDRNRLALQADLLAAEALGVANVMAVTGEDPSYGDHHKARAVYDIDLLELLHVIKTLQQGRDMAGVELRGAPSFLVGSFVNSGATGGALDLELQELDKKMAAGAEFFLTPPVFDLEAYASFSKKVGDRKGKIIPTVLLLKSVGMARYIDRHLDNVSIPAAIINRIQKAGDRVRECVLIAAEIVRSLKEAGCCGVHIVTIGWENKLLDILDAARL, via the coding sequence ATGAACATGCAGTCAAAATTGATATCCGGTGATTTCTTGGTTCTGGCCGAAATGGAGCCTCCCAAAGGAGTGGACGTTTCCCACATGGTGGAGAGCGCCGTCATGGTTCGTGGACGCGTAGACGCCTTTGTGGTCCCGGAAATGAGCAATGCGGTCATGCGTATGAGTTCTCTGGGCGGCGCCATACTCTTGCAAAGCAAGGGATTTGAAGCAGTGATGCAGCTCTGCTGCAGGGACCGCAACCGGCTGGCTCTGCAGGCAGACCTGCTGGCAGCCGAGGCGCTTGGAGTGGCCAATGTGATGGCTGTCACCGGGGAGGATCCGAGCTACGGCGATCACCATAAGGCACGGGCAGTATACGACATTGATCTACTGGAATTGTTGCACGTCATCAAGACCCTGCAACAAGGCCGGGATATGGCTGGCGTGGAACTCCGCGGCGCCCCCTCTTTCCTGGTAGGTTCATTTGTTAATTCTGGGGCAACCGGTGGGGCCCTTGATCTGGAGCTGCAGGAACTGGACAAGAAAATGGCAGCAGGCGCTGAGTTTTTCCTTACCCCCCCGGTATTTGATCTGGAGGCATATGCCAGCTTCAGCAAAAAGGTGGGAGACCGGAAGGGAAAAATCATTCCCACGGTGCTGCTGCTCAAATCGGTGGGGATGGCCCGCTACATTGATCGTCATCTGGACAACGTCAGCATACCGGCTGCAATAATCAACCGCATCCAGAAAGCCGGAGACAGAGTGCGTGAATGTGTGTTGATCGCAGCGGAGATCGTCCGTTCTCTCAAAGAGGCAGGGTGCTGCGGCGTGCACATCGTCACCATTGGCTGGGAGAACAAACTGCTTGACATCCTGGATGCAGCTCGTCTGTAG
- a CDS encoding sigma-54-dependent Fis family transcriptional regulator — translation MVDDESVVRTGIGRILERQGLPYYTAANGNEALSLLAKDKVGIVLLDVMMPGMNGIEVLKRIRASYPDTVVIMITGHPTIDSAVQCTRLGAMDYLVKPFRVDELEALISRAQECLGASQDCGSAVHLQDTAAEVPYIVGNSPAIRQVFAKIKKAAPSHSTVLVTGESGTGKELVARAIHALSDRADREFVPVDCSALVESLLESELFGHVKGSFTGAYQTKHGLFELANHGTFFFDEISNLSLNIQAKLLRVIQEREFMKVGSQKRIKLDIRIIASSNRDLREAIHDGTFREDLFYRLSVVPIHLPPLRERTGDIPLLVDHFLDLYSKRSNRKVEGISKAALEMLTSYAWPGNVRELEHTIERILILEDCEIIQPEHLPSFITQRQGEFQVFSEENFTLEEIEKRYIQFILRRTKGKRQQAARILGINRKTLAAKIKRYDLRVNW, via the coding sequence GTGGTAGACGACGAATCAGTGGTTCGCACTGGCATCGGCCGAATACTCGAAAGGCAGGGTTTACCCTACTACACTGCCGCCAATGGGAACGAAGCCCTGTCTTTGCTGGCGAAAGACAAGGTGGGCATAGTCTTGTTGGATGTAATGATGCCAGGAATGAATGGCATCGAAGTGCTGAAGCGCATTCGAGCCAGCTATCCGGATACTGTGGTCATCATGATTACTGGACATCCCACCATAGACAGTGCTGTGCAGTGTACTCGGCTCGGAGCAATGGACTATCTGGTAAAGCCCTTCCGGGTTGACGAACTCGAAGCGCTCATCTCGAGGGCCCAGGAGTGCCTCGGTGCAAGCCAGGATTGCGGCTCCGCTGTCCATCTTCAGGACACAGCAGCCGAGGTGCCATACATTGTCGGCAACAGCCCTGCCATCAGGCAGGTGTTCGCCAAGATCAAGAAGGCTGCCCCCAGTCACAGCACCGTGCTCGTTACCGGCGAAAGCGGCACTGGCAAGGAACTGGTAGCCAGAGCCATCCATGCCCTCAGCGACCGCGCCGACCGAGAGTTCGTACCAGTCGACTGTTCCGCCCTGGTAGAGAGTCTTTTGGAAAGCGAGCTGTTCGGCCATGTCAAAGGCTCGTTCACTGGAGCGTATCAGACAAAACACGGTCTTTTTGAACTGGCAAACCATGGCACCTTTTTCTTCGACGAGATTTCCAATCTCAGTCTGAATATCCAGGCAAAACTGCTGCGGGTGATTCAGGAACGGGAGTTCATGAAAGTCGGCAGTCAGAAGCGAATAAAGCTGGATATTCGCATCATCGCCTCATCTAACAGGGACCTGCGCGAAGCCATCCACGATGGCACCTTTCGCGAGGACCTCTTTTACCGCCTCAGTGTGGTTCCCATACATCTGCCGCCATTGCGAGAGCGCACCGGAGATATTCCTTTGCTGGTAGACCACTTCCTCGACCTTTATTCCAAGAGAAGCAACAGAAAAGTAGAAGGTATATCCAAGGCAGCTCTGGAAATGCTCACGTCCTACGCCTGGCCGGGAAACGTCCGAGAACTGGAGCACACTATTGAGCGCATCCTTATCCTGGAAGACTGTGAAATAATCCAGCCCGAACACCTGCCGTCCTTTATCACCCAACGCCAGGGAGAATTTCAGGTATTTTCTGAAGAAAATTTCACCTTGGAGGAGATAGAAAAACGCTATATTCAGTTTATCCTCCGACGCACCAAAGGCAAGCGGCAGCAAGCCGCCCGCATCCTGGGAATCAACCGAAAAACCCTGGCAGCCAAGATCAAGAGGTACGACTTGCGGGTAAATTGGTAA